The proteins below come from a single Benincasa hispida cultivar B227 chromosome 4, ASM972705v1, whole genome shotgun sequence genomic window:
- the LOC120076292 gene encoding AT-hook motif nuclear-localized protein 15-like, with product MANWSGIGNLTIAQLDLEKTEQEHKNEDGDGIKAKRRPRGRPPGSRNKPKPPIVINKHTPNALQTHIFEITAAADITHSISTFVHRHHRGVSILSATGLVADVTLRQPPGVITLHERFEILSLSGSFLPTPSPHGATGLTVYLAGGQGRVVGGLVAGPLIAAGPVIVVAASFTNAVYEKLAIEEDEENSKEEKQLEDKIDGNNSVGESSSVAAAASSLAVYNLIPNTQISQEMFWAPLSRPPPSYN from the coding sequence ATGGCGAATTGGAGTGGAATTGGGAATCTTACAATCGCACAACTTGATCTTGAAAAAACAGAGCAAGAACATAAGAATGAAGATGGGGATGGAATTAAAGCCAAGCGGCGGCCACGAGGGCGGCCACCGGGTTCAAGAAACAAGCCGAAGCCGCCCATTGTCATTAACAAACACACTCCCAACGCTCTTCAAACCCACATTTTCGAAATCACCGCCGCCGCCGACATTACCCACTCCATTTCCACCTTCGTCCACCGCCATCACCGTGGGGTTTCCATTCTCAGCGCCACCGGCCTCGTCGCTGACGTCACTCTCCGTCAACCCCCCGGCGTCATTACCCTCCACGAACGCTTCGAGATCTTGTCTCTCTCTGGCTCTTTCCTTCCCACGCCCTCTCCCCACGGGGCTACTGGCTTGACAGTCTATCTCGCCGGCGGCCAAGGCCGGGTTGTCGGAGGCCTCGTCGCTGGTCCCCTCATCGCCGCCGGCCCTGTCATAGTAGTTGCAGCTTCGTTTACCAATGCTGTGTATGAAAAATTGGcgattgaagaagatgaagagaatTCAAAGGAGGAGAAGCAATTGGAAGATAAAATTGATGGAAATAATTCAGTGGGAGAATCATCATCAGTAGCAGCAGCAGCAAGTTCTTTGGCAGTTTATAATTTGATTCCTAATACTCAAATTTCACAAGAAATGTTTTGGGCTCCTCTTTCTCGTCCTCCTCCATCTTATAATTAA